Proteins from a genomic interval of Polaribacter sp. Q13:
- a CDS encoding glycosyltransferase, producing MILTVLFYFFVAFTAIQIIYYLVFSSFLFKPKKEKITDSNVPFSVIVCAKNEAKNLQDFLPSIINQDYPNFEIVLINDASSDDTLEIMQSFEKQHSNIKVINVENIEAFWGNKKYPLTLGIKGAKNEHLLFTDADCKPVSKHWISEMAKNFNKEKTIVLGYGKYKREKSLINLFVRYETLLTAIQYFSYAKLGSPYMGVGRNLAYHRSEFFSVKGFINHIHIRSGDDDLFIQDAANKENTTISISEKSFTESIAPKNFTEWFRQKRRHISTAKHYKNQHKFFLGLFFVSKVLFYLLAITLFFFYPWQLILAIFLTYYLVQFIVIGMSSKKLKEPTITYLLPFLEIGLLIFQFSIFITNLSSKPNHWK from the coding sequence ATGATATTAACTGTACTCTTCTACTTTTTTGTAGCATTTACAGCAATTCAAATTATTTACTACCTTGTTTTTTCTTCTTTCTTATTTAAACCTAAAAAAGAAAAAATAACGGATAGTAATGTTCCTTTTTCTGTAATTGTCTGTGCCAAAAACGAAGCTAAAAATTTACAAGATTTTTTGCCTTCTATTATAAATCAAGATTATCCTAATTTTGAAATTGTTTTAATAAATGACGCTTCTTCTGACGACACGTTAGAAATAATGCAATCTTTTGAAAAACAACATTCGAATATTAAAGTAATTAATGTAGAAAATATTGAGGCTTTTTGGGGAAATAAAAAATATCCTTTAACTTTAGGAATAAAAGGTGCAAAAAACGAACATCTATTGTTTACAGATGCCGATTGTAAACCTGTGTCTAAACATTGGATTTCTGAAATGGCTAAAAATTTCAATAAAGAAAAAACCATTGTTTTAGGTTATGGTAAATATAAAAGAGAAAAATCCTTAATAAATTTATTTGTTAGGTATGAAACTTTGTTAACAGCCATTCAGTATTTTAGTTACGCCAAATTAGGCTCTCCATATATGGGCGTTGGCCGAAATTTAGCGTATCACAGATCGGAGTTTTTTAGCGTAAAAGGATTTATAAATCATATACACATAAGATCTGGTGATGATGATTTATTTATACAAGACGCTGCAAATAAAGAAAATACAACTATTTCAATATCTGAAAAAAGTTTTACGGAATCTATTGCTCCAAAGAATTTCACAGAATGGTTTCGACAAAAAAGAAGACATATTTCTACAGCAAAACATTATAAAAACCAACATAAATTCTTTTTAGGGCTATTTTTCGTTTCTAAAGTATTGTTTTATCTTTTAGCAATTACCTTGTTTTTCTTTTATCCATGGCAACTTATTTTAGCAATATTTTTAACGTATTATTTAGTTCAATTTATTGTGATAGGCATGTCTTCTAAAAAATTAAAAGAACCAACAATTACTTATTTATTACCTTTTTTAGAAATTGGCCTACTAATATTTCAATTTTCAATATTTATCACTAATTTGTCGTCAAAACCAAATCATTGGAAATAA
- a CDS encoding membrane or secreted protein, whose amino-acid sequence MKLLFITIGLLALGVAGIAIKIWAKKDGKFAGTCASQNPVLNKTGEPCGFCGKAPDQFDTCSEPEHN is encoded by the coding sequence ATGAAATTATTATTTATTACTATAGGTTTATTAGCACTAGGTGTTGCTGGTATTGCAATTAAAATTTGGGCAAAAAAAGATGGTAAATTTGCAGGTACTTGTGCAAGTCAAAACCCTGTATTAAATAAAACGGGAGAACCTTGTGGTTTTTGTGGTAAAGCACCAGACCAGTTTGATACTTGTTCGGAACCAGAACATAATTAA